The Spartobacteria bacterium genome contains a region encoding:
- a CDS encoding CAAX prenyl protease-related protein has protein sequence MPILITVFLKLLSSWSRTLSMNTPVDAIPDDENRVAITNTIWTHALPFITWIVCMSLLPSTGWAYAVRTVLGLGLFVWCCPWRWYPRLNGRHLPGAVLIGIVVAVLWIMPESHWLKVHSPLFYEGYQYLGIVPPWSLPAARTATPYAPEVCGWIFTLIRLMGSAIAVGCIEEFFWRGFVYRWLIRNNFLKVSMGSYHPLWFWITALLFSLEHDRWLVGLLAGAIYGWYAIRTRDIWAVSAAHAITNLVLGIYVITTQSWFFW, from the coding sequence ATGCCGATCCTTATCACCGTCTTTTTGAAACTGTTGAGCAGCTGGAGTCGTACCTTATCAATGAACACACCTGTTGATGCGATTCCTGATGACGAAAATCGCGTTGCTATAACCAACACCATCTGGACCCATGCGTTGCCATTCATCACATGGATCGTCTGCATGTCATTGCTTCCATCCACGGGCTGGGCCTATGCGGTACGCACGGTTTTAGGTCTGGGTCTCTTTGTCTGGTGCTGTCCGTGGCGCTGGTATCCACGACTTAACGGAAGGCATCTGCCTGGAGCAGTGCTGATTGGCATTGTCGTAGCGGTTTTGTGGATTATGCCTGAAAGTCATTGGCTAAAGGTGCACAGCCCGCTGTTTTACGAGGGGTATCAATATCTGGGTATTGTTCCGCCATGGTCCCTGCCGGCGGCCCGTACCGCAACCCCCTATGCGCCTGAAGTATGCGGGTGGATTTTTACGTTAATTCGCCTGATGGGGTCGGCCATCGCCGTGGGCTGCATCGAGGAGTTTTTCTGGCGCGGCTTTGTCTATCGCTGGCTGATACGGAACAACTTTCTTAAAGTCAGCATGGGGAGCTATCATCCTTTATGGTTCTGGATCACCGCCCTGCTTTTCAGCTTGGAGCATGATCGCTGGCTGGTTGGGCTGCTGGCGGGAGCGATTTACGGCTGGTACGCTATCCGAACCCGTGATATCTGGGCGGTGTCCGCAGCACATGCCATCACCAATCTGGTGCTGGGTATTTACGTTATTACGACGCAGTCTTGGTTTTTTTGGTAG